Part of the Nitrospirota bacterium genome, TTTTCAGCAAGGTCCTCAGCGCCAACAAAGTCAGCGCCGGCATCCCTCGCCTCTCTCTCTTTCTCACCCTTTGCAAATACAACGACCTTTACACTCTTGCCAATGCCATGCGGAAGTACAACGGCCCCTCTTACCATCTGATCAGAATGCCTCGGGTCTACTCCGAGACGGACTGCCAGATCAACGGACTCATCAAACCTGGTCCATGCAACCTCCTTAGCCGTCTTGATTGCCTCCTCAAGTGTATGTAATTTGCTTCTGTCAACCTTTTCCAGACTTCCTGAATATTTCTTCCCCATTTTCTGACTCCCTCTGTATAAACCTGTTACATGCCCGTATACTGCCGGCAACCTGCTTTCTTATTTAGCTGATTTCAATCCCCATGCTTCTTGCTGTTCCAGCTATGATATTGTATGCAGCATCTATGTCATGACAGTTCAAATCAGACATTTTGGTCCTGGCTATCTCACGAACCTGTGCGGATGTAAGTCTCCCGACCTTATCCTTATTGGGTGTGCCAGATCCCTTCACAATACCGGCAGCTTTTTTTAAGAGTTCAGATGCCGGAGGGGTCTTCAGTATAAAATCAAATGACCTGTCTGAATAAACATTGATAAGGACAGGGATAATAGTACCCTCCTGCCCCTGTGTCTTTGCATTAAATGCCTTACAGAACTCCATGATGTTTACGCCATGCTGTCCAAGCGCCGGCCCTACCGGCGGCGCCGGATTGGCTTTGCCTGCAGGCAGCTGTAGTTTAATATTTCTTATAATTTCCTTTGCCATAACCAATGCTCTCCCTTCAAACTATATTCAGGGGTCAATAGACCCGATTATTACAATTTCTCCACCTGCAGAAAATCGAGTTCCACCGGCGTTGCCCTGCCAAATATACTAACCAGCACCTTTACCTTGCCATGATCAGAATCAACCTCGTCAACCGTGCCATTAAATCCAAGAAACGGCTCTACAATGATCCTGACAGCATCCCCTCTGCTGAACTGAACCCTGCTCCTCGGCGTTGATACACTTGCATCCATCTGCTGTATTATAGACTCAACCTCTTTGTCAGATAATGGAGACGGCGCGCCGCCTCCTCCAACAAACCCCGTTACCTTGGGTACATTTGTAACCAGGTTCCATGTCTCATCCGACATCTCCATCTCAATCAGGATATATCCCGGAAACACCTTCTTAGTTGCAACCCTCTTCCTTCCTTCCTTCAACTCAACTACATTCTCAGTTGGAATCAGAATCTGCCCGAACTTTTCTCTTAACCCAAGTGTGTCAACCCTTTCCTGAATGCCGGCCCTGACCTTGTTTTCAAATCCTGAATAGGTATGCAATACGTACCACTGTTTTGTCATCACGTCCTCGCACTCTCCCCTGTTATGGCAGAATCTTTGCCACTATCTCTGACAAGGCCACATCTATTACCCATAAATATATGGTAGCCAATGATACAAGCACGAGAACTACCGCAGTTGTACCAAGTGTCTCATCCTTAGATGGGAATGTCACCTTTTTAACTTCAGACTTTACTTCCTGCAGGAATATTTTTATATTTTCAATTGTCTTCGCAAACATTATCTGTATCCGCCTAACTGGCAGGCCAGGAGGGATTCGAACCCCCATCACCCGGTTTTGGAGACCGGTGCTCTAGCCGTTGGAGCTACTGGCCTGTACCCAAAGTTCTCCCCATTAAACCAGACAAGGGGAGGCGTTTCCGCATTATTTTACTTCCTTGTGGCCTGTATGTTTCCTGCAACAGGGACAATACTTTTTAAGTTCCAATTTCTCCTGCGTATTCCGCTTATTCTTCATTGTAGAATAATTGCGGTTCTTACAATCTGTGCATGCCAATGTAATCGTTTCTCTCATAGCTATGTTCCCTTGTTAAAGCAAAGTTAATAATAACAGGCTGAAGGTGAGGAAGGCTGAAGACTGAAGGGTAATGTACCTTCTTCCTTCAGTCTTCTACCTTCCTCACCTTCAGCCTTCTTCTACTCAATTACCTTTGTTATAACCCCTGCGCCCACTGTCTTGCCGCCCTCACGCACTGCAAACCTCAACCCCTCGGACATCGCTATTGGCGTTATCAAATCACCTTCCACCGTTATATTGTCCC contains:
- the secE gene encoding preprotein translocase subunit SecE; translated protein: MFAKTIENIKIFLQEVKSEVKKVTFPSKDETLGTTAVVLVLVSLATIYLWVIDVALSEIVAKILP
- the rpmG gene encoding 50S ribosomal protein L33 translates to MRETITLACTDCKNRNYSTMKNKRNTQEKLELKKYCPCCRKHTGHKEVK
- the tuf gene encoding elongation factor Tu (EF-Tu; promotes GTP-dependent binding of aminoacyl-tRNA to the A-site of ribosomes during protein biosynthesis; when the tRNA anticodon matches the mRNA codon, GTP hydrolysis results; the inactive EF-Tu-GDP leaves the ribosome and release of GDP is promoted by elongation factor Ts; many prokaryotes have two copies of the gene encoding EF-Tu), which gives rise to DNITVEGDLITPIAMSEGLRFAVREGGKTVGAGVITKVIE
- the nusG gene encoding transcription termination/antitermination protein NusG, whose translation is MTKQWYVLHTYSGFENKVRAGIQERVDTLGLREKFGQILIPTENVVELKEGRKRVATKKVFPGYILIEMEMSDETWNLVTNVPKVTGFVGGGGAPSPLSDKEVESIIQQMDASVSTPRSRVQFSRGDAVRIIVEPFLGFNGTVDEVDSDHGKVKVLVSIFGRATPVELDFLQVEKL
- the rplK gene encoding 50S ribosomal protein L11; amino-acid sequence: MAKEIIRNIKLQLPAGKANPAPPVGPALGQHGVNIMEFCKAFNAKTQGQEGTIIPVLINVYSDRSFDFILKTPPASELLKKAAGIVKGSGTPNKDKVGRLTSAQVREIARTKMSDLNCHDIDAAYNIIAGTARSMGIEIS